A section of the Streptomyces sp. CG1 genome encodes:
- a CDS encoding LysE family translocator — translation MDSGLLFSFLAVDLLLVCVPGADWAYVIATALRGRSVPRAVAGLVSGYALHTALATAGLAVLVAGSPKLLTALTVAGAGYLLWLGWGVLRRPAVPGSDDTATAAEGRLFLRGATISGLNPKGLLLYLSVLPQFLTLKGAHLPIPAQTATLGLLHMACCAAVYLSVGALSRALLAARPVAARAVTRTSGAAMLGIGAILLVERLSTL, via the coding sequence ATGGACTCGGGACTGCTCTTCTCCTTCCTCGCCGTGGACCTGCTGCTGGTGTGCGTACCGGGCGCCGACTGGGCGTATGTCATCGCGACCGCCCTGCGCGGCCGCTCGGTGCCCCGCGCGGTGGCCGGCCTGGTCTCCGGCTACGCCCTGCACACGGCCCTGGCGACAGCGGGCCTGGCGGTCCTGGTCGCAGGCTCCCCGAAACTGCTGACGGCCCTGACGGTGGCGGGGGCGGGCTATCTGCTCTGGCTCGGCTGGGGCGTCCTGCGCCGCCCGGCGGTGCCGGGTTCGGACGACACCGCCACGGCCGCTGAGGGGCGGCTGTTTCTCCGTGGCGCCACGATCAGCGGCCTGAACCCCAAAGGCCTGCTGCTCTACCTCTCCGTCCTCCCCCAGTTCCTCACCCTCAAGGGCGCCCACCTGCCCATACCAGCCCAGACGGCCACCCTGGGCCTGCTCCACATGGCGTGCTGCGCCGCGGTGTACCTCAGCGTCGGGGCTCTGTCCCGCGCCCTGCTCGCCGCACGGCCTGTCGCGGCCAGGGCGGTGACGCGTACGTCAGGGGCGGCGATGTTGGGAATCGGGGCGATTCTGCTGGTGGAGCGTCTGTCAACGCTCTAG